The Solibacillus sp. FSL R7-0668 genome includes the window CTTGTTAATCTCTTCAATATTTTCTGGGGTATTCAATTGTTTGAACACGGCATCCCTTGCCTTTTCTGAAGCAACATAGCGCGTAGGCAATGCATTTAGTGCAATTGCATTTACATCCATTTCACACTGCTCACAATGGCAAAAGGTTTGATACTCAACACCATGTAGAAGGAAGCTGACAAGCCCTCGGACAATTTCTTCGGTCACATTTATTAATTTAACATTTGACATCTCTATCCTTCGCCTCATTCGCCTTCTTTTTTATTCTAATTAATCATATAACGTTCTTATAAATAAC containing:
- a CDS encoding late competence development ComFB family protein, giving the protein MSNVKLINVTEEIVRGLVSFLLHGVEYQTFCHCEQCEMDVNAIALNALPTRYVASEKARDAVFKQLNTPENIEEINKQIIHALHIVGRNPRH